A single Stutzerimonas stutzeri DNA region contains:
- a CDS encoding PAS domain-containing sensor histidine kinase: protein MARMPETDRRTFSAAQITPVCAIVAAAIALVSPAYLWPEASIARSGGPLVMAPATSAGVLLAAVALILARFSHRQAARWAGRVAAAMSLSLGVTTLLSHALGRRDIGAVPAGMEAWVQWPSPTTGLGLIVINASLMLLGARHRRLRTWVEVGVALSLVVALVSLMGHAYGARWVSGRSNWGGASLATGICFIALALGTFFIQPSRGLAALYLGSSEAGRLLRRLTLAAFVGPLLLGWWVLDAYDSGLVDAAFGIAILVVFLVVLFVSFAIRQALVWHVADTERERLFALEREDREQVASVLESITDAFFAVDTQWRFTYLNHEAERLLKRSRDELIGRSLWDEFPEAVGAGFQREYQRAMEERTPVEFEEFYPPLGVWFDVRAFPSDVGLSVYFRDVTTRKRAEEKLRESEERYRVLVDMIPQHIWTTDPEGYHTYFSRRWYEFTGASLEYTWGEGWLHLLHPEDHERTRARWEHALRTGEPYAIEYRFRGADGHYCWFLGQAMPQRNAAGAIIRWIGTLTDISERKQHEQERELLLNSEREARAEADRRRIELERVTESRARLMWGFSHDVRNPLSAADGHSWLLESGRIGQLNTRQCESVQGIRRAIRTSVGLIDDLLELARAESGDLHVRLVETDVARAAREVVQDFQAQAMSVGVELHLRLPKGVQAKTDPARLRQILANLLSNTLKYAPYGQVTIEAQPRHDDGPGPGNWIALSVTDTGPGIAKDKQEMIFLEYTRLDPDAQQGAGIGLAISRRIAQRLGGDLTVESEVGHGARFTLWLPACAWQSMERES from the coding sequence ATGGCAAGAATGCCGGAAACGGACCGCAGGACCTTCTCTGCCGCGCAGATCACGCCGGTCTGCGCCATCGTCGCGGCCGCCATCGCGCTTGTCTCACCGGCCTATCTCTGGCCTGAGGCTTCCATCGCTCGATCTGGCGGCCCCCTGGTCATGGCTCCGGCCACTTCGGCAGGCGTGCTGCTGGCCGCGGTTGCCCTGATCCTTGCTCGTTTTTCGCATCGGCAGGCGGCCCGATGGGCGGGGCGGGTGGCGGCGGCCATGAGTCTTTCGCTCGGCGTCACAACCCTCCTGTCGCACGCGCTGGGCCGGCGCGACATCGGCGCAGTCCCGGCAGGCATGGAAGCCTGGGTGCAATGGCCAAGCCCGACCACCGGCCTCGGTCTGATCGTCATCAACGCCTCCCTGATGCTGCTCGGCGCCCGACATCGCCGCTTGCGCACGTGGGTCGAGGTGGGGGTGGCCCTGAGTCTGGTGGTGGCGCTGGTCAGCCTGATGGGGCACGCCTACGGCGCCCGGTGGGTGAGCGGGCGCAGCAACTGGGGCGGAGCGTCGCTGGCCACGGGTATCTGTTTCATCGCGCTGGCGCTCGGGACCTTCTTCATCCAGCCATCGCGTGGGCTCGCCGCGCTGTATCTGGGCTCCAGCGAGGCAGGCAGACTGCTACGCCGGCTGACCCTCGCCGCGTTCGTCGGTCCGCTGCTACTCGGCTGGTGGGTGCTCGATGCCTATGACTCGGGTCTGGTGGACGCGGCGTTCGGTATCGCGATACTGGTGGTCTTTCTCGTTGTGCTTTTCGTGAGTTTCGCGATCCGTCAGGCGCTCGTCTGGCATGTTGCCGATACGGAGCGCGAGCGGCTGTTCGCGCTAGAGCGAGAAGACCGGGAACAGGTCGCCAGTGTATTGGAGAGCATCACCGACGCCTTCTTCGCGGTGGATACTCAGTGGCGCTTCACCTATCTGAACCATGAGGCGGAGCGCCTTCTCAAGCGCTCCAGGGACGAGCTGATCGGCCGCAGCCTCTGGGACGAATTTCCCGAAGCGGTCGGCGCCGGCTTTCAGCGCGAATACCAGCGGGCAATGGAAGAGCGGACGCCGGTCGAGTTCGAGGAGTTCTACCCGCCGCTGGGTGTCTGGTTCGATGTGCGCGCGTTTCCGTCCGATGTCGGGTTGTCGGTCTATTTCCGCGACGTGACCACGCGCAAGCGGGCAGAGGAAAAGCTGCGAGAGAGCGAGGAACGCTATCGCGTGCTGGTGGACATGATCCCACAGCACATCTGGACCACCGATCCGGAGGGCTACCACACGTACTTCAGCCGCCGCTGGTACGAATTCACGGGGGCAAGCCTCGAGTACACCTGGGGCGAGGGCTGGCTTCACCTGCTTCACCCCGAGGACCATGAACGTACCAGGGCGCGCTGGGAGCACGCGTTGCGGACCGGGGAGCCCTACGCCATCGAGTACCGCTTCCGTGGAGCCGATGGCCACTACTGCTGGTTTCTGGGCCAGGCCATGCCGCAACGCAACGCGGCTGGCGCGATCATCCGCTGGATCGGGACGCTGACCGACATCTCCGAACGCAAGCAGCACGAGCAAGAGCGCGAGCTGCTGCTCAACAGCGAGCGGGAGGCGCGCGCCGAGGCCGATCGCCGGCGCATCGAACTGGAGCGGGTGACCGAGAGCCGGGCCAGGCTCATGTGGGGCTTCAGTCACGACGTGCGCAACCCGCTGAGCGCCGCCGATGGGCACTCCTGGCTGCTTGAAAGCGGTAGGATCGGGCAGCTCAATACGCGCCAATGCGAAAGCGTTCAGGGAATTCGCCGCGCCATTCGGACGTCCGTTGGGCTGATCGACGATCTGCTCGAACTTGCCCGAGCGGAGTCCGGCGACCTGCACGTCCGGCTCGTCGAAACGGATGTCGCCAGAGCGGCGCGCGAGGTGGTGCAGGATTTTCAGGCCCAGGCGATGAGCGTGGGGGTCGAGCTGCACCTGCGCCTGCCGAAAGGCGTGCAGGCCAAGACGGACCCGGCGCGCTTGCGTCAGATCCTCGCCAATCTGCTGTCCAATACCCTCAAGTACGCTCCCTACGGCCAGGTGACCATCGAGGCGCAACCACGGCACGATGACGGTCCCGGCCCCGGCAACTGGATCGCGCTCAGCGTGACCGACACGGGTCCCGGCATCGCCAAGGACAAGCAGGAGATGATTTTTCTCGAATACACCCGCCTGGACCCGGACGCGCAGCAGGGTGCCGGTATTGGCCTTGCGATCAGCCGGCGTATCGCTCAACGACTCGGCGGCGACCTGACCGTCGAAAGCGAGGTGGGGCACGGGGCGCGATTCACCCTCTGGCTTCCAGCATGCGCCTGGCAATCGATGGAACGCGAAAGCTGA
- a CDS encoding LysE family translocator: protein MIELLPFALFAFVASITPGPTNVLVLSHSVRFGVMGALPIVLGGCAGAALVVLAVGLGVGDAMASHTTLHKAMKGLGVLWLGYLAWQMYSRPETEDVSGQSAAPRMGFWAAAGLQLINPKAWMMAVAVISVFARPGAQRWHDVALLSLVFFVISLPCLCTWALLGGGAATLLGSRTRRVRVNRSLAVLLLLSALATLLP, encoded by the coding sequence ATGATCGAACTGTTGCCGTTCGCCCTGTTCGCCTTCGTCGCGTCCATCACCCCTGGACCGACCAACGTACTCGTGCTCAGCCACAGTGTGCGCTTTGGTGTGATGGGCGCCTTGCCCATCGTGCTGGGCGGCTGTGCGGGCGCTGCCCTGGTGGTGCTGGCGGTTGGCCTGGGTGTTGGCGATGCGATGGCGTCGCATACGACCTTGCACAAGGCGATGAAAGGCCTCGGTGTGCTGTGGCTGGGCTACCTCGCCTGGCAGATGTATTCGCGCCCGGAGACCGAGGACGTGTCGGGGCAGTCGGCAGCGCCGCGAATGGGTTTTTGGGCGGCGGCGGGCTTGCAGTTGATCAACCCGAAGGCATGGATGATGGCCGTCGCGGTCATCAGCGTGTTCGCCCGCCCCGGCGCCCAGCGCTGGCACGATGTCGCGCTGCTCTCACTGGTGTTTTTCGTCATTTCCCTGCCGTGTCTGTGCACCTGGGCGTTGCTCGGGGGCGGCGCGGCGACGCTGTTGGGCTCCCGGACCCGCCGCGTGCGGGTCAACCGAAGCCTGGCGGTGCTGTTGCTGCTGTCTGCGTTGGCGACGCTGCTGCCGTGA
- a CDS encoding AraC family transcriptional regulator — MNTDDRSWITLRQDADTGIETIRAHFEGHAYDPHWHDSYLIGFTEQGVQQFSCRGAIHQSTPGQIFLLEPGEIHDGDAPAQGGFTYSMLYLEPAWLERQLHSLDDEALVRGEPGFATTLTRQPQLLAAIAGAFHALEQRDVRIVRQTALDTLLLRLSEHLQWRRPRHDDPRLPSVAIRARDYLHAHFDQDMGLDELAALSGVSRFRLSRAFKAAFGLAPHAYLIQLRLARARHLLARGHAPAEVASIIGFADQSHLGRWFRRAYGLTPAHYRTRCSNLPDG; from the coding sequence ATGAATACCGACGATCGCAGCTGGATCACCCTCCGACAGGATGCCGATACCGGCATCGAGACCATTCGCGCGCATTTCGAAGGCCATGCCTATGACCCTCATTGGCACGACAGCTACCTGATCGGTTTCACTGAGCAGGGTGTCCAGCAGTTCAGCTGCAGGGGGGCGATACACCAGAGCACGCCGGGGCAGATATTCCTGCTCGAACCCGGGGAGATTCATGACGGAGACGCACCTGCCCAGGGCGGGTTCACCTATTCGATGCTGTATCTGGAACCTGCCTGGCTCGAACGGCAACTGCACAGCCTCGACGATGAGGCCCTCGTGCGCGGCGAGCCCGGTTTCGCCACGACCCTGACCCGGCAGCCGCAGTTGCTGGCTGCGATCGCCGGCGCGTTTCATGCCCTTGAGCAACGCGACGTGCGTATCGTGCGCCAGACCGCACTCGATACGCTGTTGCTCCGACTGAGCGAACATCTGCAGTGGCGGCGCCCACGGCATGACGACCCGCGGCTGCCGAGCGTCGCCATTCGTGCCCGCGACTACCTGCATGCACATTTCGACCAGGACATGGGGCTGGACGAGCTCGCGGCGCTGAGCGGCGTCAGTCGCTTTCGCTTGTCGCGCGCGTTCAAGGCGGCGTTCGGGCTCGCGCCGCACGCCTATCTCATCCAGCTGCGACTGGCCAGGGCGCGCCACCTGCTGGCACGAGGGCATGCGCCCGCCGAGGTCGCTTCGATTATCGGATTTGCCGACCAGAGTCACCTGGGACGATGGTTTCGGCGTGCCTACGGGCTGACCCCGGCGCACTACCGCACGCGCTGCTCGAATCTTCCAGACGGCTGA
- a CDS encoding LysR family transcriptional regulator, with the protein MIREIKTFLAIARCGSFAAAGNQIGLTQSAVSAQIRNLEDALGMRLFDRTGRSAHLNAAGLRALPLAEQMLEIFALMGQPESLSEYRGELRIGAIATVQTGLLPPVLLRLRREAPGVAPKLVPGVSLNLLSQVDAGDIDLAVMIRPPFALPKELHAELIQKEPFVLIAPLATQGEDPFQLLANHPLVRYDRSSFGGRQVSQFLRKHRLEVRSGLELDELDAIVKMVESGLGVALVPLAGLWLEREPTVRILPLGSATFHRELVLVSRHGARQLPLHQLFRHCLWAESNNGLGRND; encoded by the coding sequence ATGATCCGAGAGATAAAAACCTTCCTGGCGATTGCCCGCTGTGGCAGTTTCGCGGCAGCGGGCAACCAGATCGGGCTGACCCAGTCGGCAGTCAGTGCCCAGATCAGAAATCTCGAGGACGCGCTAGGCATGCGTTTGTTCGATCGAACCGGGCGTTCCGCTCATCTCAACGCGGCCGGCTTGCGCGCATTGCCGCTGGCCGAGCAGATGCTCGAAATATTCGCATTGATGGGGCAGCCGGAGTCGCTGTCCGAGTACCGGGGCGAGCTGCGCATCGGCGCGATCGCCACGGTGCAGACCGGGTTGTTGCCGCCGGTTCTGCTGCGTTTACGGCGCGAAGCGCCGGGCGTCGCACCCAAGCTCGTGCCTGGCGTATCGCTGAACCTGCTGTCTCAGGTCGATGCCGGCGATATCGATCTTGCGGTGATGATCCGGCCGCCGTTTGCGTTACCCAAGGAATTGCATGCCGAACTGATCCAGAAGGAGCCGTTCGTCCTGATCGCGCCGTTGGCAACGCAAGGCGAGGACCCGTTCCAGTTGCTGGCCAATCATCCATTGGTGCGTTACGACCGCAGCTCGTTCGGTGGCCGTCAGGTCAGCCAGTTCCTGCGTAAACACCGTCTGGAAGTACGCTCCGGCCTGGAGCTGGACGAACTCGACGCCATCGTGAAAATGGTGGAAAGCGGGTTGGGCGTGGCGCTTGTCCCACTGGCAGGGCTGTGGCTGGAACGAGAGCCCACGGTTCGCATCCTGCCGCTTGGCAGCGCGACCTTCCATCGCGAGCTGGTGCTGGTCAGCCGCCATGGCGCGCGCCAGCTTCCGTTGCATCAGCTGTTCCGGCACTGCCTGTGGGCTGAGTCGAACAATGGCCTCGGGCGCAACGACTGA
- a CDS encoding VOC family protein: protein MSLSPFHLAIPVYDLAAARHFYGEVFGLAEGRSSEHWVDFDFYGHQLVIHEHPKTPSQDAAHTNAVDGHDVPVPHFGIVLSWPEWDALAERLRARGTRFVIEPYVRFKGQVGEQATMFLFDPCGNALEFKAFKDMSQLFAK from the coding sequence ATGAGCCTTTCCCCATTCCACCTTGCGATTCCGGTCTACGATCTGGCGGCGGCCCGCCATTTCTACGGGGAGGTATTCGGTCTTGCCGAAGGTCGTTCCTCGGAGCATTGGGTCGACTTCGACTTCTACGGTCACCAGTTGGTCATCCACGAGCATCCGAAGACACCGTCCCAGGACGCGGCGCACACCAACGCGGTGGACGGCCATGACGTGCCCGTCCCTCATTTCGGCATCGTCCTGAGCTGGCCCGAGTGGGACGCGTTGGCCGAACGCCTGCGCGCCCGCGGTACTCGATTCGTCATCGAGCCTTACGTGCGTTTCAAAGGCCAGGTGGGCGAACAAGCCACCATGTTCCTCTTCGATCCCTGCGGCAATGCGCTGGAATTCAAAGCGTTCAAGGACATGAGCCAGCTGTTCGCTAAATAG
- a CDS encoding NAD(P)H-dependent oxidoreductase → MHTLIVVSHPEPHSLTHRLAAQVADGVIAADPGHSFEIADLAAEAFDPQFREADLAVHRRTGAIAADVAAEQARIDRADALVLVYPIYWWSMPALLKGWIDRVFSNGWAFDYAGDASLVKKLGHLRVHLIGVGGADGGTYERHGYLSAMKTQIDHGIFDYCGATVATSTVLLDSESREPTAHFETARMIGRSLFGTAHDTAPAFSR, encoded by the coding sequence ATGCATACGCTGATCGTCGTCTCGCATCCCGAACCTCACTCGCTCACTCACCGCCTCGCCGCGCAGGTCGCTGATGGCGTGATCGCCGCAGACCCCGGACACTCGTTCGAAATAGCCGATCTGGCCGCAGAAGCCTTCGACCCGCAATTCCGCGAGGCGGACCTCGCCGTCCACCGCAGAACGGGCGCCATTGCGGCGGATGTTGCGGCTGAACAGGCGCGGATCGACCGCGCGGACGCGCTGGTTCTGGTCTATCCCATCTATTGGTGGTCGATGCCTGCGTTGCTCAAGGGCTGGATCGACCGGGTTTTTTCCAACGGCTGGGCATTCGACTACGCGGGCGATGCGTCGCTGGTCAAGAAACTGGGCCATCTGCGGGTTCACCTCATCGGCGTGGGTGGCGCAGACGGGGGCACCTATGAGCGGCACGGTTATCTGTCAGCGATGAAAACCCAGATCGACCATGGCATATTCGATTACTGCGGGGCGACCGTGGCAACCTCGACAGTGTTGCTCGATTCGGAAAGCCGGGAGCCAACCGCGCATTTCGAAACCGCGCGCATGATCGGCCGCAGCCTGTTCGGCACCGCCCATGACACAGCGCCCGCGTTCAGCAGGTAG
- a CDS encoding TetR/AcrR family transcriptional regulator, whose translation MSSKDHNPPSAPRRRRLSREQRHRQLLDIAWAIVREQGTEALSLGFLAERAGVTKPVVYDHFGTRAGLLAALYQEYDLRQTALMDAALQASEATLSARAAVIASSYVECVLAQGREIPGVIAALASSPELDRIKRDYEAVFRDKCRAMLAPFAGTGEIGPAGLRSVLGAAEALSNAAAAGEITAQQAQDELYQSIVAMVERARSGR comes from the coding sequence ATGTCAAGCAAGGATCACAACCCTCCGTCCGCCCCAAGACGGCGTCGCCTGTCTCGGGAGCAGCGCCATCGCCAGTTGCTGGACATCGCCTGGGCAATCGTCCGAGAGCAAGGGACCGAGGCGCTGTCACTCGGCTTTCTGGCTGAACGAGCCGGCGTTACCAAGCCCGTCGTATACGATCACTTCGGCACGCGGGCCGGCTTGCTGGCGGCGCTCTACCAGGAATACGACCTGCGCCAGACCGCCCTGATGGACGCCGCACTGCAGGCCAGCGAGGCCACGCTGAGCGCCCGGGCTGCGGTCATCGCCTCGTCATACGTCGAATGCGTGCTGGCCCAGGGGCGTGAAATACCCGGCGTGATCGCCGCCTTGGCCAGTTCGCCTGAACTCGACCGTATCAAGCGCGACTACGAGGCGGTGTTCCGGGACAAATGCCGCGCGATGCTGGCGCCCTTCGCCGGCACAGGCGAGATCGGGCCGGCAGGACTGCGGTCGGTGCTCGGCGCCGCCGAAGCCCTCTCCAACGCCGCCGCGGCCGGTGAAATCACCGCCCAGCAAGCGCAGGACGAGCTGTACCAGAGCATCGTCGCAATGGTCGAACGGGCGCGCTCGGGTCGATGA
- a CDS encoding Na+/H+ antiporter, which yields METLYLIFLLLLAVGASRVLANVVPLPLPILQIIMGSVLALPPFGMGVELQPEIFMLLFIPPLLFYDGWKIPKREFTEHGAEMTAMALVLVLIILVVVGYFIHWLLPAIPLGASFALAAILSPTDALAVIAIAQGRLPRHMAHQLEGEAMMNDATGLVSFKFALAAAITGSFSLVTVTGEFFVIALGGLLIGAGLSWVVGKGKQWMTSRDLFDPSTYVVMILLLPFAAFYLAEHAGMSGILSAVAAGMVQSRIDMLPVKTSTRILNRSVWEMLDFSFNGLVFLLLGLQFPRIIERVWEAAGHQSYSMPMLVFSALAIMALLLAVRFAFVYAYHWGEARIRRLLGKTVQPKPLRLFSALSAVAGVRGAITLAGVLSIPLMIGDTPFPGRDLMIFLAAAVIILSLLVGALGIPYFLKQLPNNDFEEHKEALKKARRIAAQAAVTWLENWKQANPVDDPDQALLRSEVTARVTESYRHDIEALMDHHDRANQARQTLALERDIRVQAIAVQRKEMYRMRKRHLIDEQMLQTLLRELDYEEAALGTRETA from the coding sequence ATGGAAACGCTCTACCTGATCTTCCTGCTGTTGCTTGCGGTGGGTGCAAGCCGCGTTCTGGCCAATGTCGTTCCGCTACCGCTGCCGATCCTGCAGATCATCATGGGCAGTGTGCTGGCGCTTCCACCGTTCGGCATGGGGGTCGAACTTCAGCCCGAGATCTTCATGCTGTTGTTCATCCCCCCGTTGCTGTTCTACGACGGCTGGAAGATCCCCAAGCGCGAGTTCACCGAGCATGGTGCGGAAATGACCGCCATGGCGCTGGTACTGGTGCTGATCATCCTGGTGGTGGTGGGCTACTTCATCCACTGGCTGCTGCCGGCGATTCCGCTCGGGGCGAGCTTCGCGCTGGCGGCCATTCTCTCGCCGACCGATGCATTGGCGGTAATTGCCATCGCCCAGGGCCGGCTGCCGAGGCACATGGCGCACCAGTTGGAAGGCGAGGCGATGATGAACGACGCCACGGGCCTGGTTTCCTTCAAGTTCGCGCTGGCCGCAGCCATTACCGGGAGTTTTTCGCTGGTCACCGTGACGGGCGAATTCTTCGTCATCGCGCTGGGTGGGTTGTTGATCGGCGCCGGCCTGAGTTGGGTGGTCGGCAAGGGCAAGCAGTGGATGACGTCACGGGACCTGTTCGATCCGTCCACCTACGTGGTGATGATCCTGCTGCTACCTTTCGCCGCGTTCTACCTCGCCGAGCACGCCGGGATGTCGGGGATTCTCTCGGCGGTGGCGGCGGGGATGGTGCAGAGCCGCATCGACATGCTGCCGGTCAAGACCAGCACTCGCATCCTCAACCGTAGCGTGTGGGAAATGCTCGATTTCAGCTTCAACGGCCTGGTATTCCTGCTGCTGGGGTTGCAGTTCCCCCGGATCATCGAGCGCGTCTGGGAAGCGGCGGGGCACCAGAGTTACAGCATGCCGATGCTGGTGTTCAGCGCGCTGGCGATCATGGCGCTGCTGCTGGCGGTCCGTTTCGCCTTCGTCTACGCCTATCATTGGGGAGAGGCGCGGATAAGGCGCCTGCTGGGCAAGACGGTCCAGCCCAAGCCCCTGCGCCTGTTTTCCGCGCTGAGCGCGGTGGCGGGCGTGCGCGGTGCGATCACGCTGGCCGGCGTGCTCTCCATCCCCTTGATGATTGGCGATACGCCGTTTCCGGGACGTGACCTGATGATCTTCCTGGCAGCCGCGGTGATCATCCTGTCCTTGCTGGTCGGCGCGCTGGGCATTCCTTATTTCCTCAAGCAGTTGCCCAACAATGACTTCGAGGAACACAAGGAGGCGCTCAAGAAAGCCCGTCGGATTGCCGCTCAGGCCGCGGTCACCTGGCTCGAAAACTGGAAGCAGGCGAATCCGGTCGACGACCCCGACCAGGCGCTGCTGCGCAGCGAGGTCACGGCGCGGGTGACCGAGTCCTACCGACATGACATCGAAGCCCTGATGGATCACCACGACCGGGCGAACCAGGCGCGCCAGACGCTTGCACTGGAACGCGACATTCGCGTGCAGGCCATCGCCGTGCAGCGCAAGGAAATGTACCGGATGCGCAAACGCCACCTGATCGACGAGCAGATGCTGCAGACCCTGCTGCGTGAACTGGACTACGAAGAAGCGGCGCTTGGCACGCGCGAGACGGCCTAG
- a CDS encoding tannase/feruloyl esterase family alpha/beta hydrolase, which translates to MKATRARRAGPSRLLLAAPALLTVAIAEPTLAASCSELSGARIPATAIALPTSGARVTAATPVPGGGSAPQTFGPYCDLSVEIAPVDPSAPAIRMRLALPEQWNSKAMMYGGGGYNGTVPNVAGNVPAGPADQPTPLGRGYAVFGSDSGHVANPVNPGDFAWNDEALANYAHDALKKTRDTAIYLIERRYGQPPVRSYFAGGSTGGREALAVVQQWPEDFHGAIVLYPAYNAAALDLQFGRITRALAAPGAFPSLEKRAALLESALQACDGLDGAYDRVISNQSACNARFDPAKAKLNGRPLRCPAGADTGNSCLSDAQIHALKVFDTPIRFSQPLASGERGYPGFNTWGTDLGRPGDGVQAVVTRLGLNTLQPTYPMPVHGTGFAEGAPYHSGFWDEWVRYFVTRNPAFNALTLDPTQLGPWQARVDALSLRQDVNQTDLSAFVANGGKILMAHGTSDQLVSTRATADYYQRVQRDMGVGQTRQFLRYYEIPGYGHAASTLFNAAWDSVTALESWVERGIAPKRQIVTDTVAVPGRTRPLCEYPAWPKYKGKGQVNDASSFVCVKSQSGRH; encoded by the coding sequence ATGAAAGCAACCCGTGCACGCCGCGCTGGCCCCTCCCGCCTGCTGCTGGCCGCGCCCGCCCTGCTGACGGTCGCCATTGCCGAGCCAACGCTCGCCGCCAGTTGCAGCGAACTGTCCGGAGCCCGGATTCCCGCCACGGCGATCGCCTTGCCGACGTCCGGCGCCAGGGTCACCGCCGCGACCCCGGTGCCTGGCGGCGGCAGCGCCCCCCAGACCTTCGGACCCTATTGCGACTTGAGCGTGGAGATCGCTCCGGTCGACCCGAGCGCACCGGCGATCAGAATGCGCCTCGCACTACCCGAGCAATGGAACAGTAAAGCGATGATGTACGGCGGCGGCGGTTACAACGGCACCGTCCCAAACGTCGCCGGCAATGTCCCCGCCGGACCTGCCGACCAACCGACGCCGCTGGGCCGGGGCTATGCCGTGTTCGGCAGCGACTCGGGCCATGTCGCCAATCCGGTCAATCCTGGCGACTTCGCCTGGAACGACGAAGCGCTGGCCAACTACGCCCACGATGCGCTGAAGAAAACCCGGGACACGGCGATCTATCTCATCGAACGGCGTTACGGCCAACCACCGGTGCGCAGCTACTTTGCCGGCGGCTCCACCGGTGGCCGCGAGGCGCTCGCGGTGGTGCAGCAGTGGCCCGAAGACTTCCACGGCGCGATCGTTCTCTACCCGGCCTACAACGCGGCGGCCCTGGACTTGCAATTCGGTCGCATCACCCGCGCGCTGGCGGCTCCCGGCGCCTTTCCCAGCCTGGAAAAACGGGCGGCACTGCTGGAGTCCGCCCTGCAGGCGTGCGACGGGCTCGACGGCGCATACGACCGCGTCATCAGTAATCAATCGGCTTGCAATGCCCGGTTCGATCCGGCGAAAGCCAAACTGAACGGCCGTCCTCTGCGCTGCCCTGCCGGAGCCGACACCGGCAACAGTTGCCTGTCCGATGCACAGATACATGCGTTGAAGGTGTTCGACACCCCGATCCGCTTCAGCCAACCGCTGGCCAGCGGCGAACGCGGCTATCCGGGCTTCAACACCTGGGGCACCGATCTCGGTCGGCCGGGCGACGGGGTTCAGGCGGTGGTCACACGGCTGGGCCTGAATACCCTGCAACCGACCTATCCGATGCCCGTGCACGGCACCGGTTTCGCCGAGGGCGCGCCGTACCATTCGGGATTCTGGGATGAGTGGGTGCGTTACTTCGTGACGCGCAATCCGGCATTCAATGCGCTGACGCTCGACCCGACCCAACTGGGCCCCTGGCAGGCGCGGGTCGATGCGCTGTCGCTGCGCCAGGACGTCAATCAGACCGACCTTTCGGCGTTCGTCGCCAATGGCGGCAAGATTCTCATGGCGCATGGAACCTCGGACCAGTTGGTCAGCACCCGCGCCACCGCGGACTACTACCAGCGTGTACAACGGGACATGGGCGTCGGCCAGACGCGCCAGTTCTTGCGTTATTACGAGATTCCCGGCTATGGCCATGCAGCCAGCACGCTGTTCAACGCTGCCTGGGATTCGGTCACGGCCCTGGAAAGCTGGGTCGAACGGGGTATTGCGCCCAAGCGGCAGATCGTCACCGATACCGTCGCGGTGCCCGGTCGCACGCGTCCGCTCTGCGAGTACCCCGCGTGGCCGAAATACAAGGGAAAGGGCCAGGTGAACGACGCGTCGAGTTTCGTCTGCGTGAAAAGCCAGTCAGGCCGGCACTGA
- the pcaD gene encoding 3-oxoadipate enol-lactonase, which translates to MPCVALADGELNYRFDGPVDAPVLVLSNSLGTDLGMWDAQLPAFSEHFHVLRYDTRGHGASAVTPGPYSIEQLGRDVLGLVDALGIDRFAFCGLSMGGLIGQWLGINAGERLTRLVLCNTGAKIGTDDVWNERIETVLEGGEQAMRDMRDAAIARWFTPAFAAHQPSQTRRITQMIASTSPAGYAANCTAVRDADYRDQLGAIKVPTLVVCGSQDPVTTPEHGRFIQARVAGAEWVEFEAAHLSNVEVGDDFTQRVLAFLRR; encoded by the coding sequence ATGCCTTGCGTAGCACTCGCCGATGGCGAACTGAATTATCGTTTCGATGGGCCGGTCGACGCGCCGGTCCTGGTCCTGTCCAATTCGCTGGGTACGGATCTGGGCATGTGGGACGCTCAGTTGCCGGCGTTCAGCGAGCATTTTCATGTCCTGCGCTACGACACGCGCGGTCACGGCGCATCCGCGGTGACTCCGGGGCCGTACAGCATCGAGCAGCTTGGTCGCGATGTGCTGGGCCTGGTGGATGCATTGGGGATCGACCGTTTCGCCTTCTGCGGCTTGTCCATGGGCGGGCTGATCGGTCAGTGGCTGGGCATCAACGCCGGCGAGCGCCTGACGCGGCTGGTGCTGTGCAACACCGGGGCGAAGATTGGCACGGACGACGTGTGGAACGAGCGGATCGAGACCGTACTCGAGGGCGGCGAGCAGGCCATGCGCGACATGCGCGATGCCGCGATCGCACGCTGGTTCACGCCGGCCTTCGCCGCCCACCAGCCCAGCCAGACCCGCCGCATCACCCAGATGATCGCCAGCACCTCGCCAGCCGGCTACGCCGCCAATTGCACGGCAGTGCGCGACGCCGATTATCGAGACCAGCTCGGTGCGATCAAGGTCCCCACGCTGGTCGTCTGCGGCAGCCAGGACCCGGTAACCACGCCCGAACATGGGCGTTTCATCCAGGCGCGCGTCGCTGGCGCCGAGTGGGTGGAGTTCGAGGCGGCGCACCTGTCGAACGTCGAGGTGGGCGACGATTTCACCCAGCGCGTACTGGCCTTCCTTCGGCGCTGA